In Labrus bergylta chromosome 6, fLabBer1.1, whole genome shotgun sequence, the following proteins share a genomic window:
- the tax1bp3 gene encoding tax1-binding protein 3, translating to MSFIPGQPVTAVVQRIEIMKLRHGDNLILGFSIGGGIDQDPGQNPFSEDKTDKGIYVTRITPGGPAHDAGLRMGDKIMQVNGWDMTVVTHDKARKRLTKKDEDVVRLLVTRKSLEQAVKQSMGGCPRP from the exons CAACGAATTGAAATCATGAAGTTGCGACATGGAGATAATCTAATCCTGGGCTTCAGCATCGGAGGAGGGATTGACCAGGACCCAGGGCAGAACCCTTTCTCTGAGGACAAGACTGACAAA GGCATCTATGTGACCAGGATAACACCAGGAGGACCAGCACATGATGCAGGCCTGAGGATGGGGGACAAAATAATGCAG GTGAACGGCTGGGATATGACCGTGGTGACCCACGACAAGGCTCGTAAACGACTCACAAAGAAGGATGAAGATGTGGTACGGCTACTGGTAACCAGGAAGTCGTTGGAACAAGCTGTCAAACAATCTATGGGCGGTTGCCCCAGACCGTAA